A genomic stretch from Neomonachus schauinslandi chromosome 16, ASM220157v2, whole genome shotgun sequence includes:
- the LOC110590151 gene encoding 40S ribosomal protein S24-like — MNDTVTIRTRKFMTNRLLQRKQMVIDVLHPGKATVPKTEIREKQAKMYKTTPDVIFVFGFRTHFGGGKTTGFGMIYDSLDYAKKNEPKHRLARHGLYEKKKTSRKQRKERKNRMKKVRGTAKANVGAGKK, encoded by the coding sequence ATGAACGACACAGTAACTATCCGGACCAGGAAGTTCATGACTAACCGACTACTTCAGCGGAAACAGATGGTCATTGATGTTCTTCACCCCGGAAAGGCAACAGTACCTAAGACAGAAATTCGGGAAAAACAAGCCAAAATGTACAAGACCACACCAGATGTCATATTTGTGTTTGGATTCAGAACCCATTTTGGTGGTGGCAAGACAACCGGCTTTGGCATGATATATGATTCCttggattatgcaaagaaaaatgaacccaaacacagacttgcaagacatggcctgtatgagaagaaaaagacatcaagaaaacagCGAAAGGAAcgcaagaacagaatgaagaaagtcagggggACTGCAAAAGCCAATGTTGGTGCTGGCAAAAAGTGA